From Novipirellula artificiosorum, the proteins below share one genomic window:
- a CDS encoding efflux RND transporter permease subunit — MLNLLIHFCVKEPWLVVLLTVALSVAGWVSFKSIPIDAIPDIGENQVIVLTPWPGRSPKDIEDQVTYPLSVSLLAVPGAESVRGKSMFGYSFVQVTFEDKIDFYWARSRVSEQLGSAASQLPDGVVPQLGPDATGLGQVYYYTLEPPDEGMGLAELRSMQDFVVKYELQAVKGVSEVASIGGYVRQYQIEVDPDKLRFYNVPLDALVLAIKGSNLDVGAKTVETTGMEFIVRSKGFLGSGRTEKGDGGLLSEVEGDGGQKTPVPFYVVEDIESTVILQRDGVPVRVRDVANVQIGPDFRRGALDYNGAEAVGGVVVMRYGENPRVVIDRVKEKIAAITPSLQGVTIHGVYDRSGLIDETMATLTHALRDEIIITAIIILLFLLHIRSSFVVAICLPAAVLMSFIAMRVIGVGANIMSLAGIAIAIGTMVDMAIIVSENVYQHLADWEKGVESSGPTVDRQTSDDQLSSLNGHSLRRSEVVYESTVEVAPAVVTAVATTIVSFLPVFFLTGRDYKLFSPLAYTKSFAIAAAMITAVTIVPALCRLMLRSNVRRKSTAFIAGISLAGLLGFASHFLWGARLAERFSTQTWIVTAVAAVLGLVGGWQLMRERIRPIEEIPSSRFVRWIYAARLRHALRHKAFALSFPLVLLVVGVGAYTGLPTVLRPIEKVANLFGAELNDFPGYVSAKHVFTGLQSDDWIALDEGSWFYMPTLYPAASFSQAMQLLQTQDVLIGQIPEVKDVLGKIGRVESALDPAPAAMVETYVMLKPKREWREGVTARDVWDEINRVATLPGVTPASALQPIEGRVVMLQSGIKAPMAIRVYGDQLDTLAEAAMDVAAELKKSPLINAGTVNPDIVLGKPYVEFSVDREAASRYGMSSAMVNQTIEAALGGMNLIKTVEGRERYPVRLRYNRDLREQIDGLKRLPVVTHSGAVVPLEELAKLETTWGPGAINSENGRLVAHVSFMTNGVKGDLESIDEIERQLREAQSGVRSEKKGGRSNRKDASLDLPTGYSLEAVGSFRNQIEANRRLTWIIPLVICINLLLIYMEFRNFSISLAVFSGIPVAFAGGMIAVATMGVELNTAVWVGFIALFGLAVDDGVVMATYIHQLLKKRKVESVDDIRNTVYEAGLKRIRPCMMTTVTTLAALIPVLIATGRGADVARAMAIPVFGGMLAEPFTSFIVPTLYCGYLELKMRFGFQDDLWEDTEAIPKEESMKAA, encoded by the coding sequence ATGCTAAATCTCCTCATTCACTTTTGTGTCAAAGAACCCTGGCTGGTGGTGTTGCTGACCGTTGCGTTGAGCGTCGCGGGTTGGGTGAGTTTTAAGTCGATTCCGATCGACGCAATTCCCGACATCGGTGAAAACCAAGTCATCGTGTTGACGCCTTGGCCAGGCCGCTCACCCAAGGACATTGAAGACCAAGTCACCTATCCGTTGAGCGTTTCGTTGCTTGCTGTGCCGGGGGCCGAATCGGTCCGTGGCAAGAGCATGTTTGGCTACAGTTTCGTGCAGGTTACGTTTGAAGACAAGATCGACTTCTATTGGGCACGCAGTCGTGTTTCTGAGCAACTCGGCAGCGCTGCATCACAGTTGCCCGATGGTGTCGTACCTCAACTTGGTCCTGATGCGACGGGACTTGGGCAGGTCTACTACTACACGCTAGAGCCACCCGACGAAGGCATGGGTTTGGCCGAACTTCGCAGCATGCAGGACTTTGTTGTGAAGTATGAATTGCAAGCGGTGAAGGGCGTCAGCGAAGTCGCTTCGATTGGGGGCTACGTTCGTCAATATCAGATCGAAGTCGATCCCGACAAGCTTCGGTTTTACAACGTGCCGCTGGACGCGCTGGTACTGGCGATTAAGGGATCGAACTTGGATGTCGGTGCCAAGACGGTTGAAACGACTGGCATGGAATTCATCGTCCGCAGCAAGGGATTCCTTGGCTCCGGAAGGACTGAAAAAGGGGACGGGGGTCTTTTGAGCGAAGTCGAAGGCGACGGAGGACAAAAGACCCCCGTCCCCTTTTACGTGGTCGAGGACATCGAAAGCACCGTTATCTTGCAGCGCGACGGCGTTCCCGTTCGCGTTCGTGATGTCGCCAATGTGCAGATCGGTCCTGACTTTCGCCGAGGTGCGTTGGATTACAACGGAGCCGAAGCCGTTGGTGGTGTGGTCGTGATGCGATATGGCGAGAACCCGCGAGTTGTGATCGACCGAGTGAAAGAAAAGATCGCTGCGATTACCCCTTCATTGCAAGGTGTCACCATTCACGGGGTCTATGATCGAAGTGGATTGATCGATGAAACGATGGCAACTTTGACGCATGCGTTGCGAGATGAGATCATCATCACCGCGATCATTATTTTGCTGTTCCTCTTGCACATCCGCAGTAGCTTTGTCGTTGCGATCTGTTTGCCGGCAGCTGTACTGATGTCATTCATCGCGATGCGAGTGATCGGAGTCGGTGCGAACATCATGTCGCTGGCCGGGATTGCGATCGCGATCGGCACGATGGTCGACATGGCGATCATCGTTTCGGAGAACGTGTATCAGCATTTAGCAGATTGGGAGAAAGGAGTGGAGAGTTCAGGGCCGACAGTTGATCGTCAGACGTCTGACGATCAACTGTCAAGCCTCAACGGACATTCCTTACGTCGCTCCGAGGTTGTCTACGAATCAACCGTTGAGGTTGCACCCGCCGTCGTGACCGCCGTGGCGACAACCATCGTCAGCTTTTTGCCGGTCTTCTTTTTGACCGGTCGCGACTACAAACTGTTTTCGCCACTGGCCTACACCAAATCATTCGCGATCGCCGCTGCGATGATCACCGCGGTAACGATCGTGCCTGCCTTGTGCCGGTTGATGCTGAGAAGCAATGTGCGTCGTAAAAGCACGGCTTTCATTGCCGGTATTTCGCTGGCGGGACTGCTCGGTTTCGCTTCGCATTTCCTATGGGGGGCACGGCTCGCCGAGCGTTTTAGCACGCAGACTTGGATTGTGACCGCGGTCGCAGCCGTGCTCGGCCTCGTTGGAGGATGGCAGTTGATGCGAGAACGAATTCGGCCCATCGAAGAGATTCCGTCGAGTCGCTTTGTTCGCTGGATTTACGCGGCGCGACTGCGACATGCTCTTCGTCACAAGGCCTTCGCACTGTCGTTTCCACTGGTGCTGCTGGTCGTCGGTGTGGGTGCCTATACGGGGTTGCCGACCGTGCTGCGTCCAATCGAGAAGGTTGCGAACCTTTTCGGTGCGGAGCTGAATGATTTTCCTGGCTACGTAAGTGCCAAACACGTCTTCACCGGTTTGCAAAGTGACGACTGGATCGCGTTGGACGAAGGAAGTTGGTTCTACATGCCTACGCTGTACCCAGCGGCGAGTTTCTCGCAGGCGATGCAGTTGTTGCAAACACAGGATGTCCTGATCGGGCAGATTCCCGAAGTCAAAGATGTGCTCGGCAAGATCGGTCGCGTGGAGTCGGCACTTGATCCCGCGCCCGCGGCGATGGTCGAAACGTACGTCATGCTCAAGCCCAAGCGCGAATGGCGAGAAGGGGTCACCGCACGTGACGTATGGGATGAAATCAACCGCGTCGCAACGTTGCCCGGTGTCACGCCCGCCTCGGCACTGCAACCGATCGAAGGCCGCGTCGTGATGCTGCAGTCTGGCATCAAGGCTCCGATGGCTATCCGTGTCTACGGAGACCAGTTGGACACGCTGGCCGAAGCCGCGATGGACGTCGCCGCCGAGCTAAAAAAGTCACCGCTGATTAATGCCGGCACGGTTAATCCCGATATCGTCCTTGGCAAACCCTACGTCGAGTTTTCAGTCGATCGTGAGGCGGCTTCACGGTACGGAATGAGTTCGGCGATGGTGAACCAGACCATCGAAGCGGCGCTCGGCGGGATGAACCTGATTAAGACGGTCGAAGGACGCGAGCGATACCCTGTGCGGCTTCGATACAACCGCGATCTTCGCGAACAAATCGACGGGTTGAAGCGTTTGCCAGTCGTCACGCATTCGGGGGCCGTCGTGCCGTTGGAGGAACTTGCAAAGTTGGAAACGACCTGGGGGCCAGGTGCGATCAACAGTGAAAACGGTCGGCTTGTCGCCCACGTTTCTTTCATGACTAACGGCGTGAAAGGGGATTTGGAATCAATTGACGAAATCGAACGACAACTGAGAGAAGCACAATCAGGAGTGAGGAGCGAGAAGAAAGGAGGCAGGAGCAACCGCAAAGACGCCTCACTCGATCTTCCGACCGGCTATTCCCTCGAAGCCGTTGGCAGTTTCCGAAACCAGATCGAAGCGAACCGTCGTTTGACATGGATCATTCCATTGGTGATCTGCATCAATCTACTGTTGATTTACATGGAATTCCGCAACTTCTCGATTTCGCTGGCCGTTTTTTCAGGTATTCCCGTCGCGTTTGCCGGCGGCATGATCGCAGTCGCAACGATGGGCGTGGAACTCAACACGGCAGTCTGGGTTGGCTTCATCGCCTTGTTTGGACTGGCGGTCGACGATGGCGTGGTGATGGCGACGTACATTCATCAACTGCTGAAGAAGCGAAAGGTCGAATCGGTCGACGACATTCGCAACACGGTTTACGAAGCAGGCCTGAAACGCATTCGACCTTGCATGATGACGACCGTGACGACGCTCGCCGCATTGATTCCCGTGTTGATCGCAACTGGCCGCGGTGCTGACGTTGCCCGAGCGATGGCGATTCCGGTGTTCGGTGGCATGTTGGCCGAACCCTTCACCTCATTCATCGTGCCGACCCTGTACTGCGGCTATCTCGAGTTGAAAATGCGATTTGGATTTCAAGACGATCTTTGGGAAGATACCGAAGCGATACCAAAGGAGGAGTCAATGAAGGCAGCATGA
- a CDS encoding efflux RND transporter periplasmic adaptor subunit codes for MSQDEPRQPDEAEPNTSHEIVNEAADTQSEDESTPAPTSTGAPTEATHGGMRWLVRTGVHAATVVIVVGLVFFLLGLAQRTKWLTADGFTGGKGEAAAESGGGGEKRYICPMMCTPPSTEPGRCPVCAMELVEATGGGGGDGISVTIESSARRLIGIQTAMSKWGEVNRTIRTIGSIDFDESRLSTISAYIDGRLEKMYANYAGITVNEGDDLALIYSPQLYTAQTEFIMSMNHDGKIGRFQISGGDLNKMARENLAELGMTQSQIEQLGQSGKPMSRIRIKSPQGGTVIEKSAVEGDYVKTGHKLYRVADLSSVWLMLDLFPDDASSVRFGQQVEAEIQSLPGEVFTGRVAFIDPTVNATTRTVRVRVEILNFDGKLRPGDYATARVTVPAIPMDKAYDPALANKYISPMHPQVIRDEPGTCPLCEMALVPTSQLGFAADPLPMQQVVTVPRDAVLLAGENSVIYVETEPGRFEIRRVTVGPMNRTEAVIVEGLSAGETVATGGNFLIDSQMQLAGNPSLMDPAKAPSYSPGPLELPESKPVLLATDAGKTLDRTYDAYFEIQCAMAADQTPPPFALNMLVEGLRELEMSVGVPDEAQRRFATARRAASRMDGSLETAREAYRGVSHAMLLAAMVARGPKTARSLYHMYCPMVPGGGGDWMQADDDLANPYWGSEMLKCGELVATLAVEVR; via the coding sequence ATGAGTCAGGATGAACCTCGTCAACCCGATGAAGCTGAACCGAACACCTCGCATGAAATCGTGAACGAGGCTGCCGATACGCAAAGCGAGGATGAATCAACACCTGCGCCCACTTCCACCGGAGCCCCCACAGAAGCGACTCACGGCGGAATGCGGTGGCTCGTGCGAACCGGCGTCCACGCAGCGACCGTTGTGATTGTCGTTGGCTTGGTGTTCTTCTTGCTAGGCCTGGCACAACGAACGAAGTGGTTGACCGCTGATGGCTTCACTGGCGGAAAAGGCGAAGCCGCGGCAGAATCCGGGGGTGGCGGAGAAAAACGATACATCTGTCCGATGATGTGTACGCCACCCTCGACGGAGCCGGGGCGTTGCCCGGTATGTGCGATGGAGTTGGTCGAAGCGACAGGCGGAGGTGGTGGCGATGGCATTTCGGTCACCATTGAATCCTCCGCTCGTCGACTCATTGGCATTCAAACCGCAATGTCGAAGTGGGGAGAAGTCAATCGCACGATTCGCACCATCGGCTCCATCGACTTCGATGAAAGTCGGCTCTCGACGATTAGCGCATACATCGACGGCCGGTTGGAGAAGATGTACGCCAATTATGCCGGCATCACGGTCAATGAGGGCGACGACCTGGCGTTGATCTACAGCCCGCAGCTCTACACCGCTCAGACCGAGTTCATCATGAGCATGAACCATGACGGCAAGATCGGACGCTTTCAAATTTCTGGTGGCGATCTGAACAAGATGGCACGCGAAAACTTGGCCGAACTAGGCATGACGCAAAGTCAGATCGAACAGTTAGGGCAGTCCGGAAAACCAATGTCGCGGATCCGCATCAAGTCACCGCAGGGGGGGACGGTGATCGAAAAGTCAGCCGTCGAGGGCGACTACGTGAAGACCGGTCACAAGTTGTATCGAGTCGCCGATCTGAGCAGCGTATGGTTGATGCTTGATCTGTTCCCCGACGACGCATCCTCCGTTCGATTCGGTCAGCAGGTTGAAGCGGAAATCCAGTCGTTGCCTGGCGAGGTGTTCACCGGCCGCGTTGCCTTCATTGATCCGACGGTCAATGCAACAACTCGAACGGTTCGTGTGCGCGTCGAGATCCTGAACTTCGACGGCAAGCTACGACCGGGTGACTATGCCACCGCTCGGGTGACGGTTCCCGCAATTCCGATGGACAAAGCTTACGATCCGGCACTCGCGAATAAATACATCAGCCCGATGCACCCACAAGTTATCCGCGACGAACCGGGGACCTGTCCGTTGTGTGAAATGGCACTCGTCCCGACCTCCCAACTCGGATTCGCAGCGGACCCCTTGCCGATGCAGCAAGTCGTCACCGTTCCACGCGACGCTGTGTTGCTGGCCGGCGAAAACAGCGTGATTTATGTCGAAACCGAGCCGGGACGTTTTGAGATTCGCCGAGTCACCGTTGGTCCGATGAATCGTACGGAAGCGGTGATTGTTGAAGGGCTTTCCGCTGGCGAGACCGTTGCGACGGGTGGCAACTTCTTGATCGACTCGCAAATGCAGCTTGCGGGCAACCCGTCGTTGATGGACCCAGCGAAGGCACCCAGCTATTCGCCAGGACCGCTTGAACTTCCCGAATCCAAACCCGTTCTGTTGGCGACCGACGCCGGCAAGACGCTTGACCGGACCTACGACGCCTACTTTGAAATTCAATGTGCCATGGCAGCTGACCAAACGCCCCCGCCCTTCGCATTGAACATGTTGGTGGAAGGACTTCGCGAGCTGGAAATGTCGGTCGGCGTTCCCGATGAAGCACAACGCCGATTCGCGACCGCTCGCCGCGCGGCCTCACGCATGGATGGCTCGTTGGAAACGGCTCGCGAAGCTTATCGCGGCGTCAGTCACGCAATGTTGCTGGCGGCCATGGTTGCTCGTGGCCCGAAAACGGCACGGTCTCTTTACCACATGTATTGCCCGATGGTTCCTGGAGGCGGTGGGGATTGGATGCAAGCGGATGATGACCTCGCCAATCCCTATTGGGGCAGCGAGATGCTCAAGTGTGGTGAGCTGGTCGCGACGCTTGCTGTGGAGGTGCGATAA
- a CDS encoding ATP-binding response regulator — translation MLVLSRRAQHQNVHSWMIDIGRYAIAFLSTAVVIWFRWLLQPWLNEECPFSLFYLSVLLTAWVAGSGPAVLAITLGTLAAAHFFIAPASNLWIEGVPELVQLVIYVVVNCVAIFLFDRAERQRVLAENRAAENVRLGMDLQQADKRKDEFLALLAHELRNPLAPIRSSMALLERNEDAPKTVRRVREVIHRQTMHLIRITDDLLEVSRFCRGHIELLVQRFDLRASVDDAIEMIENAMSVKSQRFQYLIPDTPIWVNGDQVRLAQLTANLLGNASKYTPESGRITLVLERHDDTASIAISDTGIGFAADHAERIFEPFVQIDASRTREYGGLGVGLTIAKRLVDLHDGTLSAESRGPGLGSCFTVTLPTLNVGDGDCVGEDFLNGDDATENRTGRECFVAAKQPVCKLLLVDDNLDASLILRDLFCTEGYQVQLAHDGIEAISKAIEQSPAVIVMDIGLPGMDGYEVARRMRRSRQLSEVKLIALTGWGSSQGRELAAQAGFDLHLVKPIAFQSLLESVQSMQSQTYETTPCIADL, via the coding sequence ATGCTAGTTCTTTCGCGCCGCGCGCAGCACCAAAATGTTCATTCGTGGATGATTGACATTGGTCGCTATGCGATTGCGTTCCTGAGTACGGCTGTCGTTATTTGGTTTCGCTGGCTATTGCAACCTTGGTTAAATGAGGAGTGCCCATTTAGCTTATTCTACTTGAGCGTTTTGTTGACCGCGTGGGTGGCAGGAAGCGGACCTGCTGTGCTTGCAATCACACTTGGAACATTGGCGGCAGCTCATTTCTTCATTGCTCCAGCTTCCAATTTGTGGATTGAAGGTGTGCCGGAGCTTGTGCAATTGGTGATTTATGTTGTTGTCAATTGCGTTGCAATTTTTCTTTTTGATCGCGCCGAACGTCAGCGAGTCTTAGCGGAAAACCGAGCTGCAGAGAATGTCCGTTTGGGGATGGACCTGCAACAAGCCGATAAACGCAAAGATGAGTTTTTAGCACTGTTAGCACACGAATTACGGAACCCACTGGCACCGATTCGGTCGAGCATGGCGCTGTTAGAGCGGAACGAAGATGCGCCAAAAACCGTGCGGCGTGTCAGAGAAGTTATCCATCGTCAAACGATGCATCTGATTCGTATCACGGACGATCTCTTAGAAGTCTCTCGTTTTTGTCGCGGGCACATTGAGTTGTTGGTTCAGCGATTTGATCTTCGGGCATCTGTCGATGATGCGATCGAAATGATCGAGAATGCGATGTCGGTAAAATCTCAACGGTTTCAATACTTGATTCCTGACACACCGATCTGGGTCAATGGTGATCAAGTTCGGCTTGCTCAATTGACTGCGAACCTGTTAGGAAACGCCTCGAAATACACCCCTGAGTCCGGCCGGATCACGCTCGTTCTTGAACGACATGACGATACCGCGTCGATTGCCATTAGCGATACCGGAATTGGATTTGCCGCTGACCACGCTGAGCGCATTTTCGAGCCTTTCGTACAAATTGACGCTAGCCGAACTCGAGAGTACGGCGGGTTGGGAGTGGGATTGACCATCGCCAAGCGTTTAGTTGACTTGCACGATGGAACACTGTCTGCCGAAAGCCGCGGACCGGGCTTGGGCAGTTGCTTTACCGTGACGTTACCCACCCTCAACGTTGGGGACGGCGATTGTGTCGGGGAAGATTTCTTGAACGGAGACGACGCCACGGAGAATCGCACTGGCCGTGAATGTTTCGTCGCAGCCAAACAACCCGTCTGCAAATTGCTCTTGGTCGACGATAATCTTGACGCATCGTTGATACTGCGAGACCTATTTTGTACCGAGGGCTATCAAGTTCAGCTGGCGCACGACGGCATCGAGGCGATCAGCAAGGCGATTGAGCAAAGCCCCGCCGTGATTGTGATGGACATTGGCTTGCCGGGAATGGATGGTTACGAAGTTGCTCGCAGAATGCGTCGTTCGAGGCAACTTTCCGAGGTCAAGTTGATTGCGCTAACAGGCTGGGGAAGTAGCCAAGGGCGCGAGTTGGCCGCACAAGCGGGATTTGATCTACATCTCGTGAAACCGATCGCTTTTCAATCCCTTCTTGAGAGTGTTCAGAGCATGCAAAGCCAAACCTATGAAACGACCCCATGCATTGCCGATTTGTAG
- a CDS encoding TolC family protein produces MDRRSFRPGTPQAKRLLLAALVAASASGCASQRRVQLAPGFAKETVTTPTSGVISNIEGQQVLSEPETAAVLPVGYNDGVVVIASPALFAQPPKEDEERSFGDFLQLDPPEVSQESGVEDREVDEQEVDESDVDKKGKNEANEPLTLENDDEEEATPSSSLPAPYSSLTPGQPVEYFVAEALSRHPKIMAARQRVAAANNVIPQVKALPDPSFNNTFWPFQDQALQTAGGRVGHQMSINQAVPYPNKLKTKAVIASREVQIVQAEVDAIEREITESVRLAYYEVWFATRAIKIIEETKELVADLTKVAEARYRSGGSQQDVLRAQLETDRLDDQLVTLRKQKMLAQADLATLLQQPVAMMPEARDELSTTPMPQQIEALIAMAEQCNPKLRGLAWEIQRDRDRQTLACLQKFPDFNVGINWSLISDDYKVLSPVANGHDNVSLSFGTTLPIWRDKINAGIREASHRTSSTTRRWEAERDDLYGKIRRLIVQADALNEQRDLYKDRIIPRTEDTLKLSIADYRGKRTDFFTLIETYRELLMFETQVARIDATLAGTVAQLDRTVGCP; encoded by the coding sequence ATGGATCGGCGATCTTTTCGACCCGGAACACCCCAAGCGAAACGTCTCCTACTGGCTGCATTGGTCGCCGCATCGGCGTCTGGTTGTGCCTCTCAGCGTCGTGTTCAGCTGGCACCAGGCTTTGCGAAGGAGACCGTGACGACTCCGACATCGGGCGTGATAAGCAACATCGAAGGGCAGCAAGTCCTTAGCGAGCCGGAAACAGCGGCGGTATTGCCCGTTGGCTACAACGACGGGGTGGTGGTGATCGCATCGCCGGCCCTCTTCGCTCAACCGCCCAAGGAAGACGAGGAACGAAGCTTTGGAGACTTCCTGCAGCTCGATCCGCCTGAAGTGAGTCAGGAGTCGGGAGTCGAGGATCGGGAGGTTGACGAGCAGGAAGTCGACGAATCGGATGTCGATAAAAAGGGAAAAAATGAAGCAAACGAGCCCCTAACTCTTGAGAACGACGATGAAGAGGAGGCAACTCCCAGCTCCTCACTTCCAGCTCCCTACTCCTCACTAACCCCCGGCCAACCTGTCGAGTACTTCGTTGCCGAAGCCCTGTCGCGGCACCCGAAGATCATGGCGGCCAGGCAGCGCGTCGCCGCCGCGAACAATGTGATCCCGCAAGTCAAAGCGTTGCCGGACCCGTCATTCAACAACACGTTCTGGCCCTTTCAAGACCAAGCCCTTCAAACCGCTGGTGGCCGAGTCGGCCACCAGATGTCGATCAATCAGGCAGTCCCCTATCCAAACAAATTGAAAACGAAAGCCGTCATCGCTAGTCGCGAGGTGCAAATCGTTCAAGCCGAAGTCGATGCGATCGAGCGAGAAATCACCGAGTCGGTACGTTTGGCTTACTACGAAGTGTGGTTCGCAACGCGAGCGATCAAGATTATTGAAGAAACAAAAGAGCTCGTCGCCGACCTGACTAAAGTTGCCGAAGCACGCTATCGTAGCGGCGGTTCGCAACAGGACGTCTTGCGTGCCCAACTTGAAACCGATCGACTCGACGATCAGCTCGTCACACTTCGCAAGCAAAAAATGCTTGCACAAGCGGATCTCGCTACGCTGCTTCAGCAGCCCGTGGCAATGATGCCGGAAGCCCGTGACGAGCTATCAACGACACCGATGCCGCAGCAAATCGAAGCGTTGATCGCTATGGCCGAGCAGTGCAATCCAAAACTTCGCGGACTTGCTTGGGAGATCCAGCGTGATCGCGACAGGCAGACTCTGGCCTGCTTGCAAAAATTCCCAGACTTCAACGTCGGCATCAATTGGAGTTTGATCAGTGACGACTACAAAGTGCTCAGTCCCGTCGCAAATGGCCATGACAACGTCAGCCTTAGCTTTGGTACCACCCTTCCAATCTGGCGAGACAAAATCAATGCAGGCATCCGCGAAGCTTCGCATCGAACCAGCAGCACGACCCGCCGTTGGGAAGCCGAACGCGACGACCTGTATGGAAAAATTCGCCGCCTGATCGTTCAAGCCGATGCCCTGAATGAGCAGCGTGACCTGTACAAAGACCGCATCATTCCGCGCACCGAAGACACGCTCAAACTTTCGATCGCTGACTACCGAGGCAAACGCACTGACTTCTTCACCTTGATCGAAACTTACCGCGAGCTGTTGATGTTCGAGACCCAAGTCGCCCGCATCGACGCCACCTTGGCAGGTACGGTTGCACAGCTCGATCGGACCGTGGGTTGCCCGTAG
- a CDS encoding eL24 family ribosomal protein codes for MKRALLLSAYSIAISATTSFAQPPHSTHNHSMPGMTKARESTQAGPHGGSLKQTGNLQIETIISQGGLRMFVYDRDGKSVSVDQGRGAVSVRIEGNAKRYRYDLLPDGKGALTAPVNLSQLAGRQIDVEVQLVGMNVSSGDVISFNEVATVPASEQQRAAAAIARQKICPVSGKTLGSMGDPMAVDVDGQTLYVCCAGCVDAIKSDPSSYAAGRPHITVTTATQADATAITAQKTCPVMDEPLGGMGTPIKVMVGNKPIYLCCKGCIKKVQAEPAKYLAMVYGNGDQASVPAGTEQVREGIFKVVAADAPFIAAQKKCPVMDEPLDAMGGPYKVNAAGKAIYICCPGCAKKIAAEPQKWLAVLKSQGVEAPVIR; via the coding sequence ATGAAACGCGCTCTTCTTTTGTCCGCATATTCGATCGCTATCTCAGCGACGACCTCATTCGCACAGCCACCCCATTCGACACACAATCACTCGATGCCCGGTATGACGAAGGCTCGCGAATCAACACAAGCGGGTCCACATGGCGGCAGCTTGAAACAAACCGGTAACCTGCAAATTGAAACGATTATTTCACAAGGCGGACTGCGAATGTTCGTCTACGACCGCGATGGAAAGTCGGTCTCAGTCGATCAGGGGCGTGGCGCTGTCTCGGTGCGTATCGAGGGCAACGCGAAACGCTATCGCTACGACTTGCTTCCCGATGGCAAAGGAGCTCTGACGGCTCCGGTGAATCTTTCGCAGCTTGCCGGCCGGCAAATCGATGTTGAGGTGCAGTTGGTCGGCATGAATGTTTCCAGCGGCGACGTCATCAGCTTCAACGAGGTCGCAACGGTTCCCGCTAGCGAGCAACAACGGGCCGCCGCCGCGATTGCACGTCAAAAAATCTGTCCCGTCAGCGGCAAGACGCTCGGCAGTATGGGCGATCCCATGGCCGTCGATGTGGACGGACAGACGCTCTACGTTTGCTGTGCGGGCTGCGTGGACGCCATCAAATCCGACCCCAGCAGTTATGCCGCCGGTCGTCCGCACATCACCGTCACCACAGCGACCCAAGCCGACGCCACCGCCATCACGGCTCAGAAGACTTGCCCGGTGATGGACGAACCGCTCGGTGGCATGGGCACACCGATCAAGGTGATGGTCGGCAACAAACCGATCTATCTGTGCTGCAAAGGCTGCATCAAGAAAGTCCAAGCTGAACCAGCGAAGTATCTTGCCATGGTCTATGGAAACGGCGATCAAGCGTCCGTCCCCGCCGGAACGGAACAGGTTCGAGAAGGTATTTTTAAAGTGGTCGCTGCCGACGCCCCCTTCATTGCGGCACAAAAGAAATGCCCCGTGATGGACGAACCGCTTGATGCGATGGGCGGACCTTACAAGGTCAACGCGGCCGGGAAAGCAATCTACATCTGCTGCCCCGGATGCGCCAAGAAGATCGCCGCAGAACCGCAGAAGTGGTTGGCTGTCTTGAAATCACAAGGAGTCGAAGCTCCGGTCATTCGTTAG
- a CDS encoding RNA polymerase sigma factor, with amino-acid sequence MPVLAERKAIITFQEEKPTSTQDFELCHALAQLAPELRAIFMLKEESGLSYQEIAQTLNIPEGTVGSRLNRARRALRKLLTSW; translated from the coding sequence ATGCCAGTGCTTGCTGAACGCAAAGCAATCATTACGTTTCAGGAAGAAAAGCCCACTTCGACACAAGACTTCGAGTTGTGTCATGCCCTCGCTCAACTTGCTCCCGAACTACGAGCCATCTTTATGCTTAAAGAGGAAAGCGGCTTGTCCTACCAAGAGATCGCTCAGACGCTGAACATCCCCGAAGGCACGGTCGGTTCAAGGTTAAACCGAGCACGTCGGGCATTGCGGAAGCTCCTAACGTCGTGGTGA